The Virgibacillus sp. MSP4-1 genome has a segment encoding these proteins:
- a CDS encoding ABC transporter ATP-binding protein yields the protein MLDLENLSVKFGNFTAVEDINIRVDKGEIVVLLGANGAGKSTTFRTISGLKNPSAGSVKFENEPIHNKTPDRIVNKGIVQCAEDRKLFPEMSVQENLMMGAYVHRKRKAIIKQTLQEVYELFPILYEKRKNPAGSLSGGQQQMLAIGRALMSKPKLMLLDEPSIGLAPLIVDQMFESIRQINREGTTILLAEQNAHAALAIANKGYVYENGKIVVEGSSEELFANEKVRKAYIGA from the coding sequence GTGCTTGATTTAGAAAATCTGTCTGTTAAATTTGGAAATTTTACAGCTGTTGAAGACATAAATATTCGTGTGGATAAGGGTGAGATAGTAGTACTTCTAGGTGCTAATGGTGCAGGTAAAAGTACAACGTTTCGAACTATAAGTGGACTGAAAAATCCTTCAGCAGGAAGTGTAAAATTTGAAAATGAGCCTATTCATAACAAAACACCGGATCGAATTGTAAATAAAGGGATTGTTCAATGTGCAGAAGATCGAAAGTTGTTTCCTGAAATGTCAGTACAGGAAAATTTAATGATGGGTGCCTACGTCCATCGAAAAAGAAAAGCAATCATTAAACAGACACTTCAAGAAGTCTACGAACTATTTCCAATATTATATGAAAAAAGAAAAAATCCGGCAGGCTCCTTAAGTGGAGGTCAGCAGCAAATGCTGGCCATAGGAAGAGCATTAATGTCTAAGCCAAAACTTATGTTGTTAGATGAACCCTCTATTGGTTTAGCTCCTTTAATTGTTGATCAAATGTTTGAAAGTATCCGGCAAATTAACAGGGAAGGAACAACTATTCTACTCGCCGAACAAAATGCTCATGCCGCTTTAGCAATTGCCAACAAAGGTTATGTTTATGAAAATGGAAAAATTGTTGTTGAGGGTAGTTCAGAAGAGTTATTTGCCAATGAAAAGGTGAGAAAAGCTTATATCGGGGCTTAG
- a CDS encoding metallophosphoesterase yields MFRFLKPILISTLILCHALFPFATEAKQDQKETISVKLLGINDFHGQLESMKKGDKRLGGAPYLASHLHQYQMEPDENTLLVHAGDAVGNSPPISAFLQDEPTIEFLNRTGFDAGTVGNHEFDQGLTELKRLIYGGHHEKTGYFQGADFPYTAANVIDKATGKPILPPYIIKKVQGVPIGIIGVVTTDTKSRVDEELVRNLDFKNITDSLNQTVKQLKEKGVKTIVVLAHASASSKKDGSEPSGKIPEIAPELDDEIDVIFAGHNHKYANTVVDNKLIIQAYSKGKAFSVVNLQIDPLTGDVISKKGKVMKTFHKGIKPHPQLKEFVNELKLIKHVR; encoded by the coding sequence ATGTTTCGATTCTTAAAGCCTATTCTTATTTCTACATTGATTTTGTGCCATGCCCTCTTCCCCTTTGCAACTGAAGCTAAACAGGATCAAAAAGAAACGATTTCTGTGAAACTGCTCGGGATCAACGATTTTCATGGTCAATTGGAGAGTATGAAAAAAGGAGATAAAAGGCTGGGAGGTGCACCGTACCTCGCATCCCACTTACATCAATACCAAATGGAACCTGATGAAAATACCCTGCTTGTCCATGCAGGAGATGCGGTTGGGAATAGCCCCCCCATTTCGGCCTTTTTACAGGATGAGCCGACCATTGAATTCTTAAATCGCACTGGCTTTGATGCTGGTACAGTAGGTAATCATGAATTTGATCAAGGCCTAACAGAACTGAAACGACTGATTTACGGAGGGCATCATGAAAAAACCGGTTATTTTCAGGGAGCAGACTTTCCGTATACAGCGGCTAATGTTATTGATAAAGCAACAGGTAAGCCCATCCTTCCCCCTTATATCATCAAAAAAGTACAGGGTGTTCCAATTGGAATCATTGGAGTTGTCACAACTGACACAAAATCAAGGGTAGACGAAGAACTTGTCAGAAATCTGGATTTTAAAAATATTACGGATTCTCTTAATCAAACGGTCAAACAATTAAAAGAAAAAGGTGTAAAAACCATCGTTGTACTGGCACATGCTTCAGCAAGCTCAAAAAAAGATGGCTCAGAACCTTCAGGAAAAATACCGGAAATCGCACCAGAGCTTGACGATGAAATTGATGTCATTTTTGCCGGACACAACCATAAATACGCCAATACAGTTGTAGATAATAAATTGATTATCCAGGCCTACTCAAAAGGAAAAGCTTTTTCTGTAGTAAATCTTCAAATTGATCCCCTTACCGGAGATGTCATTTCTAAAAAGGGTAAGGTCATGAAAACCTTTCATAAAGGAATAAAACCTCACCCTCAGCTGAAGGAGTTTGTCAATGAACTGAAACTTATTAAACATGTGCGATGA
- a CDS encoding ABC transporter ATP-binding protein translates to MILETKQLTKQFGGLFAVKDVDFTIEKGKINAIIGPNGAGKSTFFNLVSGLYRPSAGQVIFKGRDISSLSANKVAKLGVARTFQTTNLFEQATVFDNVVVGHRLRTKSNLFDSIFRTKRLKREEDQCKEKALQVLEFAGLNHAVDQRVANISQEEKKRVAFALALATDPEIVFLDEPTAGINPDETAELSELIEKMAESGLTICLIEHKMQMIMNLAEQIMVLNYGEKIAQGPPDEINRNEEVIKAYLGGSTSA, encoded by the coding sequence ATGATACTGGAAACAAAACAATTGACGAAACAATTCGGCGGGTTATTTGCAGTTAAAGATGTGGATTTTACGATTGAAAAAGGTAAAATCAATGCCATTATAGGGCCTAATGGAGCTGGGAAATCGACATTTTTCAACTTAGTCAGTGGCCTATATCGTCCATCTGCAGGGCAAGTGATCTTTAAAGGCAGGGATATTTCCAGCTTAAGTGCTAATAAAGTAGCAAAATTAGGTGTGGCCAGAACCTTTCAGACGACTAATTTATTTGAGCAGGCAACCGTTTTCGATAATGTGGTGGTAGGGCACCGGTTAAGAACAAAATCAAACCTTTTTGATTCAATATTCAGGACTAAACGATTAAAACGTGAAGAAGACCAGTGTAAAGAAAAGGCTCTTCAGGTTTTGGAATTCGCAGGACTCAATCATGCCGTCGATCAACGGGTTGCCAATATTTCACAAGAAGAGAAGAAACGTGTCGCATTCGCGCTTGCCCTGGCTACTGACCCGGAAATTGTCTTTCTTGATGAGCCAACTGCAGGCATTAATCCTGACGAAACGGCAGAACTATCCGAGTTAATCGAAAAAATGGCTGAATCCGGCCTGACGATTTGTCTAATTGAGCACAAAATGCAAATGATTATGAACTTAGCAGAACAAATCATGGTATTAAACTATGGAGAAAAAATTGCGCAAGGCCCCCCTGATGAAATTAATCGTAATGAGGAAGTCATAAAGGCTTATTTAGGAGGGAGTACGAGTGCTTGA
- a CDS encoding branched-chain amino acid ABC transporter permease, producing MTSILRSRNIIIGLIFLAILFPFITQNEYFLHVMTLAFIWMIAVYGLNLLAGYTGYLSLAHAGFFAIGAYAFGLLTVKAGFGFWPAFLIAPMITAAIGFLIGLIALRTKEHFFAIYTLCVGYIIYLVIDKWEGLTGGVRGLIGIPPPSNIGPVSLSTPLAQYYFVFAILLLVILVIYRLIHSLTGRTFIAIRNSEDLALSLGISTTKNKLLSFVLSTFFAGIAGTLYACFIRFIGPDIGNINITFDLLTYLIVGGIGTLSGPIVGTLLIVWLSQNLQFLQDYRMLIFGPLLTLMVIFSPGGISGLFSQWYAKRHLKKSAKFTKAEEQV from the coding sequence ATGACATCCATTTTAAGAAGTCGAAATATCATCATCGGCCTGATTTTCTTAGCCATACTCTTCCCATTTATAACACAAAATGAATATTTTCTTCATGTCATGACGTTAGCCTTTATCTGGATGATCGCGGTTTATGGATTGAATTTACTAGCAGGATACACTGGATATTTATCGTTAGCGCATGCAGGATTTTTTGCGATTGGGGCCTATGCTTTCGGTTTACTTACCGTAAAAGCAGGATTTGGCTTCTGGCCGGCATTTCTTATAGCGCCAATGATAACAGCAGCCATTGGTTTTTTAATTGGATTAATCGCCCTTCGAACAAAGGAACATTTTTTTGCCATTTACACGCTATGTGTAGGATATATTATCTACCTGGTTATTGATAAATGGGAAGGACTAACAGGAGGTGTGCGCGGACTTATTGGTATTCCTCCTCCCTCGAATATCGGTCCTGTCAGCCTGTCAACTCCATTGGCACAATACTATTTTGTTTTTGCCATCTTGTTACTCGTCATCCTTGTGATCTATCGGTTGATTCATTCCTTAACCGGACGTACATTCATCGCCATACGAAACAGTGAAGATCTGGCACTGTCTTTAGGCATATCTACAACAAAAAACAAACTATTATCCTTTGTTTTATCTACATTTTTTGCAGGTATTGCGGGTACTTTGTATGCGTGCTTCATTCGTTTCATTGGTCCTGATATAGGTAATATCAACATCACCTTTGACTTATTGACTTACTTAATTGTGGGTGGGATCGGCACTCTTTCGGGTCCAATTGTGGGAACGCTATTAATTGTCTGGCTCTCACAAAATCTGCAATTCTTACAGGACTATCGCATGCTTATCTTTGGACCTCTATTAACTTTGATGGTCATTTTTTCACCTGGTGGGATTTCCGGACTCTTCTCCCAGTGGTATGCAAAAAGACATCTTAAGAAAAGCGCAAAGTTTACAAAAGCGGAAGAACAGGTTTAG
- a CDS encoding 2-phosphosulfolactate phosphatase, producing the protein MGKIHVLLKKEELNKEKLQGDKLVVVFDILLATSTITTALQYGARTVIPVLNGDEARQIVRNEKRGSYLLAGEYEGLPIEGFQSPNPKALKGKVFDKNVILSTTNGTVAIRNSEHSKFVFVASLLNTKYVAKQLLKHYQNETIILVCSGSSGMFNVEDFYGAGHFIHALIEQSHTDWSLSDSAYAACEFFKSKQNKSAEVLQSSSVGQMLMEFGFDQELEFVSQKDAFPIVPYVKDKRFVVAEQYQKERGKIHGTN; encoded by the coding sequence ATGGGGAAAATACATGTTCTATTGAAAAAAGAAGAATTAAATAAAGAAAAACTACAAGGAGATAAACTTGTGGTTGTCTTTGATATTTTACTTGCCACCTCAACCATCACTACTGCACTTCAATATGGAGCCCGTACAGTCATCCCCGTTTTGAATGGGGATGAAGCCAGACAGATTGTCCGTAACGAAAAGCGGGGCTCCTATCTTCTGGCAGGCGAATATGAGGGATTACCTATAGAAGGTTTTCAATCTCCTAATCCTAAAGCTCTAAAGGGAAAAGTTTTTGATAAGAATGTCATTTTATCTACTACAAACGGTACAGTTGCAATCCGTAACTCTGAACATTCCAAGTTTGTATTCGTTGCTTCCCTGCTAAATACTAAATATGTAGCTAAACAATTGCTGAAACATTATCAAAATGAAACCATTATCTTAGTATGCTCAGGCTCATCAGGAATGTTTAATGTAGAAGATTTTTATGGGGCTGGTCATTTCATTCATGCCTTAATTGAACAATCACATACTGACTGGTCATTATCCGATTCTGCTTATGCTGCCTGCGAATTTTTTAAGAGTAAACAAAATAAAAGTGCAGAAGTCCTGCAATCGTCAAGTGTAGGTCAAATGTTAATGGAGTTTGGATTTGATCAGGAACTGGAATTTGTCTCTCAAAAAGATGCGTTTCCAATCGTTCCGTATGTGAAAGATAAAAGGTTTGTGGTGGCGGAACAATATCAAAAAGAAAGGGGAAAGATTCATGGAACAAACTGA
- a CDS encoding branched-chain amino acid ABC transporter permease, translated as MDVLLQQLFNGLTVGSVYSLVALGLTLVYGILHIPNFAHGALYMIGAYITYTMMSSLGFHYLISLVISIIVVGFISVLMERLVFHPLKESTPIQHKVAAIGMLLFLESLAQLIWGADYQQMETPFAQVIDLFGLTVTMQRLIIVITAIVAMIILYLFLKRTYTGATIIAMAQNREGAHLVGINTNKVAMLTFFIAGVLAALGASLTSPINLVFPSMGHLVILKAFVIIIIGGMGSIPGAILGGYIIGFSESIGATYLSSNYSDIISFALLVIILTIKPQGIFSKGGA; from the coding sequence TTGGATGTACTCCTTCAGCAGCTTTTTAACGGTCTTACTGTTGGAAGTGTTTATAGTTTGGTAGCTTTAGGTTTGACTCTAGTTTACGGTATTTTACACATTCCTAATTTTGCCCACGGCGCTTTGTATATGATTGGTGCCTATATTACTTATACCATGATGTCCTCCTTAGGATTCCACTATTTAATCTCACTAGTTATCTCCATTATAGTTGTTGGGTTTATAAGTGTTTTAATGGAAAGATTGGTGTTTCATCCATTAAAAGAGTCAACACCCATCCAGCATAAAGTCGCTGCAATAGGTATGTTGTTATTCTTAGAATCATTAGCCCAATTGATTTGGGGAGCTGATTATCAGCAAATGGAAACGCCTTTCGCTCAGGTTATAGACTTATTTGGTTTAACAGTAACGATGCAAAGGCTGATTATAGTGATAACAGCTATTGTAGCGATGATCATCCTTTATTTATTTCTAAAAAGAACCTATACAGGTGCCACAATTATTGCCATGGCACAAAATCGGGAAGGCGCACATTTGGTTGGGATTAATACCAATAAGGTTGCGATGCTTACGTTCTTTATTGCAGGGGTTTTAGCTGCGCTTGGTGCTTCCCTGACTTCACCGATTAATCTGGTATTCCCCAGCATGGGGCACCTCGTCATTCTGAAAGCTTTCGTTATCATTATTATTGGTGGTATGGGGAGTATTCCCGGAGCTATACTTGGTGGCTATATTATTGGGTTCAGTGAAAGTATTGGAGCCACTTATCTATCTAGTAATTACAGTGATATTATTTCCTTTGCACTTTTGGTCATAATTCTAACGATTAAGCCTCAGGGGATCTTTTCAAAGGGGGGAGCCTAA
- a CDS encoding acyl-CoA dehydrogenase — MNFEYSDIVKEYQAKLNHFMEEYVYPNEQTYREQLDEQNRFATVPPIMEELKQKAKEQGLWNMFLPESEYGAGLSNLEYAPLCEIMGRSAIAPEVFNCAAPDTGNMEVLARYGSKEQRDEWLTPLLEGEIRSCFSMTEPDVASSDATNIEASIIRDGDEYIINGTKWWSSGAGDPRCKIAIVMGKNDPEASKYKQQSMILVPLDTPGVNVKRTLPVFGYDHAPHGHAEIEYNNVRVPASNMILGEGRGFEIAQGRLGPGRIHHCMRTIGAAERALEILCKRVQDREAFGKKLARQGVIQEWIADARMDIEQARLLTLKAAYMMDTVGNKEAKAEIAMIKVVAPNMALKVIDRAIQALGAAGVSEDFPLAASWANIRTLRLADGPDEVHRRTVARQELKKYQ; from the coding sequence ATGAATTTTGAATATTCAGATATAGTGAAGGAATATCAAGCAAAGCTGAATCACTTTATGGAAGAGTATGTGTATCCAAACGAACAGACGTATCGTGAACAGTTGGATGAACAGAATCGTTTTGCAACAGTTCCCCCTATTATGGAGGAATTAAAGCAAAAAGCAAAGGAACAGGGATTATGGAATATGTTTTTGCCAGAAAGTGAATATGGTGCCGGGCTTTCCAATCTTGAATATGCGCCTCTGTGTGAAATCATGGGCAGGTCTGCCATTGCTCCTGAAGTATTCAATTGTGCAGCACCTGACACCGGAAATATGGAAGTGCTAGCAAGATATGGATCTAAGGAGCAAAGAGATGAGTGGTTAACTCCGCTTTTGGAAGGTGAGATTCGCTCCTGTTTTTCGATGACTGAGCCAGATGTCGCCTCATCGGATGCAACGAACATTGAAGCAAGTATTATCCGTGATGGAGATGAGTATATCATCAATGGAACGAAATGGTGGTCATCAGGTGCGGGAGACCCACGTTGTAAAATTGCCATTGTTATGGGAAAAAATGATCCAGAAGCTTCAAAATATAAACAGCAATCTATGATTCTGGTACCCCTTGATACACCCGGGGTTAATGTGAAAAGGACTTTGCCTGTCTTTGGTTATGATCATGCTCCCCACGGTCATGCGGAAATCGAATACAACAACGTAAGAGTTCCTGCATCAAATATGATTTTAGGTGAAGGGCGAGGGTTCGAAATTGCACAAGGAAGATTAGGACCTGGACGCATTCATCATTGTATGAGAACCATTGGTGCAGCAGAGAGAGCTTTAGAAATTTTATGTAAGCGGGTACAGGATCGGGAGGCATTTGGGAAAAAGCTTGCCCGGCAAGGGGTCATTCAAGAATGGATAGCAGACGCAAGAATGGACATTGAGCAAGCGAGATTATTGACTCTTAAGGCAGCTTATATGATGGATACAGTCGGAAATAAAGAAGCAAAAGCAGAAATTGCCATGATTAAAGTGGTAGCGCCAAATATGGCTTTGAAGGTTATCGATCGAGCTATCCAGGCATTAGGAGCAGCAGGTGTGAGTGAGGATTTTCCACTGGCGGCAAGCTGGGCCAATATTCGAACGCTACGCTTGGCAGATGGTCCTGATGAAGTCCATCGTCGTACCGTAGCCAGACAAGAACTGAAAAAATATCAATGA
- a CDS encoding enoyl-CoA hydratase/isomerase family protein: MEQTENRHLLVSKNNGVMHLTLNRPDSLNAFSPDMMSGLKKSIEEAKSDDSIRVVTLSGAGRAFSAGGDVKTMGSADSLATYHHIGNLNELILAMRDLNKPIIAAVHGYAAGAGFNLALACDMVLAAEGSKFVLSFSRVGLSSDGGGLYFLPRLIGPYLAKELLFTAEPITAEKAHSLGIVNHTYPLAEFKDQVEKFADKIANGPSEAYQFMKKITNQSFNSTLDEILELERISQATIVTTESHKEGVQAFTEKREPNFKEK; encoded by the coding sequence ATGGAACAAACTGAAAACAGGCATTTGCTAGTTAGTAAAAACAATGGGGTGATGCATCTTACGCTTAATAGGCCTGACAGCCTAAATGCCTTTAGTCCGGATATGATGTCAGGTCTTAAGAAGTCGATCGAGGAAGCGAAAAGCGACGATTCTATACGTGTCGTTACATTGTCCGGAGCAGGCCGTGCTTTTAGTGCCGGTGGTGATGTCAAAACGATGGGTTCTGCTGATTCATTGGCTACTTATCATCATATTGGAAATCTTAATGAACTCATTTTAGCAATGAGAGATTTGAATAAACCTATCATCGCAGCTGTTCATGGCTATGCCGCTGGTGCAGGATTTAATCTCGCTCTGGCCTGTGACATGGTTTTAGCAGCGGAAGGGAGTAAATTTGTTTTAAGTTTTTCGAGAGTTGGGCTTAGTTCAGATGGGGGAGGACTTTATTTTCTGCCCAGATTGATTGGTCCGTATTTAGCGAAAGAATTATTGTTTACAGCTGAGCCTATTACAGCAGAAAAAGCTCACTCATTAGGTATTGTAAACCATACCTATCCTCTGGCGGAATTTAAAGATCAGGTTGAAAAGTTTGCTGATAAAATTGCAAACGGCCCCTCTGAAGCCTATCAATTTATGAAAAAGATTACGAATCAGTCCTTCAACTCTACATTGGATGAAATTCTGGAACTTGAAAGGATTTCACAGGCAACCATTGTCACAACAGAAAGTCATAAAGAAGGAGTTCAAGCTTTTACAGAAAAGCGAGAGCCGAACTTTAAAGAGAAATAA
- a CDS encoding thiolase family protein, with protein MKRDAVIVSAVRTPIARQGGTLASVPAHVFGAEVIKEAIKRTKVEPESIDDVIMGNVLSGGGNIARLTALQTGLSLNLPGLTVDRQCGSGINAVVLAAQAIQAGSGDIYIAGGTESMSRAPYLMDRPERAYSPVPPQIRKSQLSPEDIGDPPMGITAENLAEKYEISRKEQDEFALRSQQRMARAMEEGRFDEQIVPIKVPQRKGDPVQFVKDEHPRPSTTLEGLSNLKAVFKKDGTVTAGSSSGLNDAASVLVVMSREKADELGLQPLAIIRHSAVAGVDPNIMGIGPVPATHKVLEKSGFTLEDMDLIELNEAFAAQVLAVDRELNMNPDKLNVNGGAIAHGHPLGATGAILMTKAVYELQRSGGKRALITACIGGGQGISTIIEREA; from the coding sequence ATGAAAAGAGATGCAGTGATTGTATCAGCTGTCCGCACGCCAATCGCCAGGCAGGGAGGTACATTAGCTTCTGTTCCGGCACACGTATTTGGAGCGGAGGTGATAAAAGAAGCCATCAAACGAACGAAAGTGGAGCCGGAAAGCATTGATGATGTCATTATGGGGAATGTGTTAAGCGGTGGAGGGAATATAGCCAGATTAACAGCTCTGCAAACAGGATTGTCATTAAATCTGCCAGGTTTAACCGTTGACCGCCAATGTGGTTCAGGGATAAATGCTGTTGTTCTCGCAGCTCAAGCCATCCAGGCTGGATCAGGAGATATTTATATAGCTGGTGGAACAGAAAGTATGAGTCGAGCCCCCTATCTGATGGATCGTCCCGAAAGAGCTTATAGTCCGGTTCCGCCTCAGATAAGAAAATCGCAACTTTCGCCTGAGGATATTGGTGATCCGCCTATGGGGATAACAGCGGAAAATTTAGCTGAAAAATATGAAATCAGCCGTAAGGAACAAGATGAATTTGCGCTACGCAGTCAGCAAAGAATGGCTCGTGCAATGGAAGAGGGCCGTTTTGATGAACAAATTGTTCCTATCAAAGTTCCTCAAAGGAAGGGAGACCCTGTTCAATTTGTAAAGGATGAGCATCCACGTCCAAGTACTACCTTGGAAGGACTGTCAAATTTAAAAGCTGTCTTTAAAAAGGATGGAACAGTAACAGCAGGCAGTAGTTCCGGTTTAAACGATGCAGCTTCGGTACTTGTCGTCATGTCAAGAGAAAAAGCGGATGAACTGGGATTACAGCCATTAGCCATTATCCGGCATTCAGCAGTTGCCGGTGTCGATCCAAACATCATGGGAATTGGTCCAGTACCAGCTACCCATAAAGTGTTGGAAAAGAGTGGCTTCACGTTAGAGGATATGGACCTGATCGAACTAAATGAGGCGTTTGCTGCACAGGTTCTTGCCGTTGACCGGGAACTGAATATGAACCCTGATAAGCTGAATGTCAATGGTGGGGCAATTGCCCATGGTCATCCACTTGGTGCAACAGGAGCTATTTTGATGACGAAGGCCGTATATGAATTACAAAGATCCGGTGGGAAGCGAGCGCTCATAACAGCGTGTATTGGCGGAGGCCAGGGAATCTCAACCATTATTGAACGGGAAGCATAA
- a CDS encoding ABC transporter substrate-binding protein, translating into MKKNVFFSVISFVFLGFILSACSGEKAGGNGEAVVNIGYTGPLSGAAAYYGENTLNGLEMAVKEINEEGFEVNGTTYTINLETLDDQYLPNEAAANARRLVQEHNTPIIFTPHSGGVKALQVFNEKENFIIGAYTSEPAITETGNSLTVRIPPSYAGYVEPFTKYMMDRFGNKLAALPPVTQYGKDWAEGLIPHWEDQGGEVVHNASIDFSKDTDFFTLLTNAIKKEPDVMLVGGPSEPTAKVVQQARDLGYEGGFMIMDQAKLDEMKKVIGESYKPLEGSIGTMPLVNANYPGTEEFVKKYREKYNEDPGSEAGFHYVSMYIFVEAMKAAGNTEDAKAIYENIQSGLDGLPEEKKVYVIPGIDENGGFEINTRVAAVEDGEIVPIKVE; encoded by the coding sequence ATGAAGAAAAATGTATTCTTTAGTGTCATTAGTTTTGTCTTTCTTGGTTTCATCTTGTCAGCTTGCTCAGGAGAAAAAGCGGGAGGAAATGGCGAGGCAGTTGTCAACATTGGGTATACCGGACCTTTAAGTGGTGCTGCTGCCTATTATGGTGAAAATACGTTAAATGGTTTGGAAATGGCTGTTAAAGAAATAAATGAGGAAGGCTTTGAAGTGAATGGAACAACCTATACGATAAATCTTGAAACACTTGATGACCAGTATCTTCCTAATGAGGCAGCAGCAAATGCAAGGCGCTTAGTTCAAGAACATAATACACCCATAATCTTTACTCCACATAGTGGAGGAGTGAAAGCCCTCCAAGTATTTAATGAAAAGGAAAATTTTATTATTGGCGCATATACAAGTGAGCCCGCCATTACAGAAACAGGGAACTCCTTAACGGTTCGAATACCTCCGAGCTATGCGGGTTATGTTGAACCTTTCACGAAGTACATGATGGATCGTTTCGGAAATAAACTGGCTGCACTACCGCCTGTTACACAATATGGAAAGGACTGGGCAGAGGGTTTAATTCCTCACTGGGAAGACCAGGGAGGGGAAGTCGTTCATAATGCCTCCATTGATTTCTCAAAAGACACGGATTTCTTCACTTTACTCACCAACGCTATAAAAAAGGAGCCAGATGTGATGCTGGTTGGCGGACCATCTGAACCTACTGCAAAAGTGGTACAACAGGCACGTGATCTCGGTTATGAAGGTGGATTTATGATTATGGATCAGGCGAAATTGGATGAAATGAAAAAAGTTATTGGTGAATCCTATAAGCCATTAGAAGGTTCAATTGGAACCATGCCTCTCGTTAATGCGAATTATCCCGGAACTGAAGAATTTGTGAAAAAGTATCGGGAGAAATATAATGAGGACCCTGGTTCTGAAGCTGGATTTCATTACGTTTCTATGTATATATTTGTTGAAGCGATGAAAGCAGCTGGCAATACAGAGGATGCAAAAGCGATTTATGAAAATATTCAGTCAGGATTAGACGGTTTACCAGAAGAAAAAAAGGTATACGTTATTCCTGGTATTGATGAAAATGGCGGATTTGAAATCAATACTCGAGTGGCAGCAGTTGAGGACGGAGAGATTGTCCCTATAAAAGTGGAATAA
- a CDS encoding phosphotransferase family protein, whose protein sequence is MSDTIPIRKGEELNVEVIDTFLRKHIRDLPNAPLEIRQFGAGRSNLTYALQIGEWEGVLRRPPLGPVAPKAHDMEREYTILKEIHPYFSPAPKPYVLADQNVIGRPFFVMERKHGIVLDSNFPDGVQVTENLCSQISERMVDTLVNLHSIDYTKTSLKDITKPEGFLERQVHGWIRRYERSKTDEIDGVDQLTRWMVNNIPPSPEPAIIHYDFKLNNSMFNDDFSEVIGLFDWEMTTVGDPLADLGVAMSYWIEVDDSDLLKRGLGDEPITARYGFMTRKEFMESYAKKSGRDVTNMNFYLTFAYFKLAVICQQIYYRYKKGQTQDERFAHLDLFVKNLIHYASEMASKRM, encoded by the coding sequence ATGTCAGACACAATCCCCATTCGTAAGGGAGAAGAATTGAACGTAGAAGTGATTGACACTTTTTTAAGAAAACACATACGGGACTTACCCAATGCTCCGTTAGAAATTAGACAATTTGGTGCTGGAAGGTCTAATTTAACCTATGCTTTACAAATTGGGGAGTGGGAGGGTGTTCTCAGACGACCACCACTCGGACCTGTAGCCCCAAAAGCCCATGATATGGAACGGGAATATACCATTTTAAAAGAAATCCATCCATACTTTTCACCCGCACCGAAACCATACGTATTGGCGGATCAGAATGTCATTGGCCGTCCATTTTTTGTCATGGAACGAAAGCATGGCATTGTCCTAGATTCAAATTTTCCAGATGGAGTACAGGTTACAGAAAACCTCTGCAGTCAAATATCTGAACGGATGGTCGATACATTAGTCAACCTTCATAGTATTGATTACACAAAAACGAGTTTAAAAGATATAACAAAACCAGAAGGATTCCTCGAAAGGCAGGTACATGGCTGGATTAGACGATATGAACGTTCTAAAACAGATGAAATTGACGGAGTTGATCAATTAACCAGATGGATGGTAAATAATATTCCTCCTTCTCCAGAACCTGCCATTATCCACTATGATTTTAAGTTAAACAATTCCATGTTTAATGATGATTTCAGTGAAGTCATAGGGCTGTTTGATTGGGAGATGACCACCGTAGGAGATCCATTGGCAGATTTAGGTGTCGCCATGAGTTATTGGATTGAAGTGGATGACTCCGATTTATTAAAAAGAGGATTGGGGGATGAGCCAATTACAGCCCGGTACGGGTTTATGACGAGAAAGGAATTTATGGAGTCTTATGCGAAAAAAAGCGGCCGTGATGTGACAAATATGAATTTTTATCTTACATTTGCTTACTTCAAGTTAGCGGTTATTTGTCAGCAAATCTATTATCGTTACAAAAAAGGTCAAACGCAGGATGAACGCTTTGCTCACTTAGACCTCTTTGTAAAAAATTTAATTCATTATGCGTCTGAAATGGCAAGTAAGCGAATGTAA